The nucleotide sequence GGCCGCAACTGATGAATCATCTGAACTCATTTGCGTCCATGATGCGGTACGTCCATTCGTGACAATTGAATTAATTGAAAAAGCAGTGAAAGCCTGTAGCGATCACGATGGTGTAATCGTAGCCCAACCTTCCACTGATACAGTCAAAAAAGTTATGGAAGATCAAATTCTGGAAACATTACCTAGAGAGACGATATGGCGGGCTCAAACGCCGCAAGTATTTTCTAAGCTGGCCCTGCGAGAAGCGTTAGAATTGGCGGAAGCTGAAGATATCCAAGGAACTGATGAAGCATCGCTTCTAGAGCGGATTGGTTACCAAGTGGGTTTTGTGGAAGGGTCTTCCTTGAATATTAAAATTACTACTGAAGAAGATTGGGTTTTCGCTGAAGCGATTTATAATAAACTAAACGAAAATTAATTGTCATCGCGAACCCCGCGTAGTTGCGGGGTGTGGCGATCCCCCTAGTTATAGCAGATGGGATTGCTTCGTTGTCCCGCATTTAAGCCGAACGCCTCGCAATGACTGATAACGATATGATTAAAACAGGCATAGGATACGACGTACATCAATTGGCCGAAGGTGAAAAACTGATCCTCGGCGGGGTAGAAATTCCCAGCGAAATTGGCGCTGTTGGCCATTCTGATGGCGATGCGTTAATTCACGCCATTGTTGATGCGTTGCTCGGTGCTGCCAATCTTGGTGATATTGGAAAACTCTTCCCCAGCGAAGATGACCAATGGAAAGATGCGGACAGCCTTCATTTTCTTAATGTAGCAGGTGAAAAATTGAGAAATGCCGGATTTAAGATCAATCATATCGATTCAGTCATTATACTCCAGAAACCCAAATTGGCGGGCTTCATCCCCGAGATGAAATA is from Candidatus Neomarinimicrobiota bacterium and encodes:
- a CDS encoding 2-C-methyl-D-erythritol 2,4-cyclodiphosphate synthase, with protein sequence MIKTGIGYDVHQLAEGEKLILGGVEIPSEIGAVGHSDGDALIHAIVDALLGAANLGDIGKLFPSEDDQWKDADSLHFLNVAGEKLRNAGFKINHIDSVIILQKPKLAGFIPEMKYKIAYTLQLDEAQVSVKATTTDHLGYIGEGKGIAAQAIATIAKV
- the ispD gene encoding 2-C-methyl-D-erythritol 4-phosphate cytidylyltransferase, which encodes MNISAVIPAAGSGERFGGKKQLKTLGNRPLLFHTLRPFIDSELINEIVVVVPKEDVNQLDRELKSTVSAKPVKVVAGGKTRQVSVHNGLAATDESSELICVHDAVRPFVTIELIEKAVKACSDHDGVIVAQPSTDTVKKVMEDQILETLPRETIWRAQTPQVFSKLALREALELAEAEDIQGTDEASLLERIGYQVGFVEGSSLNIKITTEEDWVFAEAIYNKLNEN